AATGGTCAGGGTTCTAACTTGGATTAAGTAAATTACTTAGTAGTGATGCAGGCAACTGCATAAGCCCAGGATTTAAGGTGCTCTTTCATTGCCAAACCATCATCCAAAGGAGGCATTTTAGTGTAATATATCGGATATTTAACTGTTTCTACAGAAATTGAAGAGTCAGAAGTCAATTTACCATGGAACCCCAAATCAAGCTCTCCAAGTACTTTTCTCTtgcttcttttcattttctctgGCTTCTGTGTTGGCTTTTTAAATTCATCCTCTATAATTGGCTGCATTATGTGCTGTTCAAGCCCAGCAGCAATTTCTCCACACTTGGGACATCTTGGAACCGATTTCGATGgcacttcttcttcttcgacCGTGTCTTCATTAAGGGCAACACCACGATCAATGTGGTGTTTAAGAGTTGGTAAAGTGAGCACATTGTTGAAAAACCATAGAGAGTCTAAGCTCTCCATGACTTTCGCTGAACCATCCATGGGAAGCCCAAAGGCATAAAACAAGATTTATAAACATGAATCGAACAGAAAATTAGATGAGAAAGtaagcttttttcttttcttcttctttagctGAAGTTTAACATTTGGCTTGGCACTGTTTAACAAAAGCATGAGGGGGGAATTTGTTTTGTTGAAATGGCAATGCTAGCCCTCTATTGCGGTTAGGTTATTTGCTGAAGTGAGGAATGGAGGGTAGTTTTTAATGGGTCCTTTgggaattttaaattttatgggtTTTGAGAGTATATTCAcggaaatgaaaaataattcaGCCAACGGTCAAAAACAGCGCGGACGAATACGATTATTGTCCCTTTTTCTTATTGGTCGGCATTTCGTTATTGCACTTTTGATCTTAAATTCCCTATTATTATCGTGTTCCGaatgctattttttttttcggacatgtaatttaataaatttattaatatgatatttgtacttttaatttatttaatatagtacttgtatttttcttttggcttaataacaaatttgatcaCTAACGCTTGgcatattttgtcaaaatgactctaattatatttttaagtctTTTTGGCCATCAACTTTTTTATCAATAtgcttttttaataaatttaataaaagtaccgttaaaaaagttaaagggatgatgtagaattttatatttggaatatttttaatgatatgtaatttattattaagataactcaataagataattacacgtggaaaataataaaataaataaataatatattaaattaaaaataactcttaatttaaagaaaataaacataattatctaaaaattaacTCAGAGAAAACTTCTcaataaacaaatatatgaaAGGTTGAAacattttgaaagaaaaaaatttgaaaccttgaatttattcattaaatctgttaaaaatagtagattgaaaaaagaataaaggttgATGGCAAAAagttcaaaatataattaaaactattttgacaaaacatacaaagttagtggtgaaatttattattaatcattttctttttatctatCGGTTTGTtagaaattgaaatgtgaaCCAAAGAAAAGGTTGAAATGGCGGGAAAGAGAGACttgcattaaaattaaaaagaaaacaaaataattggAAGGGTAATAGGGTCGTTTACCTaggtaataaaaattaattacaaaagaggaatgttataaattatttttgagaatgattttttataataaaattaggcACGGTCAATGTATTAGACGctacttataaaaataatattttaataaaaataataataaataaattttaatttagaaagaTGTGACACCAAAATGTGAGACAACaccctttttttcattttgacttttacttttttttaaatttaggttggttgtaatataattttgaatttcatacttctattttatgaaaattagaagttagtctatttattttaatttattataatttgttttctgtatgcttttgaatttaaaagttaatcaaattatttaatactaTTAAATTCGATTATTAAATTACTTACTTCAAGATCAACCCTTAGCAAATTCACatgcaaaaaattaataaactcatcaattcaacaatttatatgtgacaaattagaaattttgataagtttatattttatattttgatagcaagctaattttgagttttttatgtCCTTATTTTTGGTCAAATCTTGAATAGAATGCTACTAAGCTTGTGATttcttgtttaaattttattagggTGCAATTGGAATGCCTAAGTTCAAAAAATTCAAGCAAATTGGGCTACATTgggacaaaaataagaaaatgggCCAAATTGAAAAGTTACAGAATTGGCGGcggatgaaaaaaaatcaaaatttgatgttgtcaaatcctataattagaaaaatatctaattttttGTTGGTTGTTAAACATAATTTTAGGAGAAAGTCATGCTAAAATTAACTTTTGAGAGGTATAAAGGCGTTGTAATTTCAGCTTGGAAACACACAGAGATACTTGAATTCaaagcatttttttttctttccttcaatCTGTAGCTTATTAAAGCATTCTGccaattctttttcttttcttatttttgtacaattgcTCTTTAAGTCCCCCTTCCTTTTCCATCTATCTACATTACATTAAAATCTATTCTCATAATCTTACAAAGCATGATTAATATCATGCTCAACTAATCCCTATTTAGCTTTAGTCTGGTCATCGTTTTGATCGAGAATTGTGAGAAATGAATCTACACTAACATTTTATAACACGGTATTCATTATCTCTTCGGAATATGGGATAGTCATATTCATCCCTTAAAGTTAATCCAATTTCAGCTTAAAGTGCACGTTGGGAGGAAGTTGTTTTGGCATACACTTGGGAAGGCGAGTCAGTTGTCTGCCGTATTCGAGTTCCCTTGAACAAATTAGCGTGTCCAGTTGGAAAAAGCTAGTTGGATTTTGTCAAGGGAGATAGAGATCGAATTTAAACGACCCAAGCGGTTGAGGCCGTTAATTTGAATTGGGCTCTTCTAGATCTCAAGGCTGCTGAGATCTTAAATTGTGGACGCGTGTTACGTGGTTAGATAACCGGTAACAGTTGGTTTGCAGGTCATACCGAAACCAactacacaaggaagagttgacAGTTGAGGCATCCTTGATCGTTATAACCAGCTTAtcatttgaaatgaaaaatccACTTTTAAGGATAGATTCAAGTTCGGAGTGTACCGAGGCTAAGGCTAAGCATTAACATATTTGATttaccaatttaatttaaattacttaattttattttgcaattatcattatatattattatgttctattcatttttatttttattttcctttatcaactaaacccctttttatttatttttttcagctTTGCACATACAAGTCGTTGGCACGACAGCAACCTAGACTTGGGAATTTGATCATGTAACACTAAAATTAGGAGTCCTAGTCCCTATGGGATCGACCCTACTTCTCTATACTACAGTTTAATTCAGTTAGAGCGTAGGaaattatatttggtggtttcgatGCCCATCAAAATATGGCGTCGATGCCGGGAACTGGAAATAATtctaattttcttcatttttgttaGCTCTagtttttcaagtattttgatataacaaaaagtatattaaaaatcCCCTacttaaatttacaaaaattgtttataagtcattcaaattattttcaaagtgttgggcaaaataaaattttaaaaaagccttgaattaacttaattttttaacaagtttttgaagtttgaagGACCTTGAAAAGACCTTGAAAAAGATATTGAAAAGACCTTGAAAAAGATGTAGAATTCTACCGATAGAGCTGAGAGTTTTGACGATACAACTTTGGGTTCTACCGATACAACTCGAACTTCTATCAGTAGAACGCACTCTAGTAAGCAAGGTAGTTTTGGCCTGGGACTTCTATCGATACCCTGGTCCGATCTACCGATACAACCAAAGTGCTACCAATACCTTGAGGACTTCTACCAAAATAATTCAAGTTAGTAGCTAAAGTTCAGCATCCCCAACACTTCTATGATAATTTGATGGATTCTAGTGATACCAAATGAAACCCTCAGAGTTATACCAATACAAGAGGACTTATACCGATAGAACGAGCCCAACGATAAAGACTTCTACCGATACAATGAAGCTACAATTTGCATTTAATGCTAGTTTTTATAGCTGCAACGACtccattttgtttttaatgGCTACATACGTCCACAAGGTTGTTAGAAGACTTAAATACAAGGTCAAGGCTCCTCATTGAAGTGAACAAAGACAAGAAAGAAATGCATAACTTTCCAGAACTCAATTTTCCAATGCATAACTTCCAAGAACTCAATTTTCCAATCTTTCTCAatcttttactaaatatttcTTGTACACAATTGTGGGTTAAATTTTCTATCATTCTTTCAAGTGTTGTAACTTTGTGTGAGACTGCTTAATTGTTGATTATCTACCTTTTAAAGGTATCATCttattcatcattatttttcttcatttgtgAGGTGTTACTTAAGGTTTTAGGTAGAAAACCTTAAGAGGAAGTGGTTCTATCTTACCTTTGAAAAGATAATGatttgtaaggttaaacattgACCTTAAAGGTTCAAATCTAGTAGATTTGGGAAATCCTTAGTTGAgaaaagctaaggtagtggatgTAGGCAATGAAGGCCGAGCCACTATAAATACTTgagttgttttgtttttttcatttctcgaaaacattttaatacacCAATTCACACTCCTCTTGGTGTATTTTGATCTCAACAATTTCTTTTACTTATGACCAGTTTAGAACCAAGGACCTTAGTTTGAACcgaaaattaagaaattagcTCGATCACTACAAATAGAAGTTATTCAATGTAGAAAAAAATCTCAAGTAAAAGAATTAGAATACAAAACACTGTCTTACACAGAAGAAATTGACGATACACTCAGTGAAccaaaagaaatggaaaatcAAACTAGGTCAGGTAAGGAGTGTTACATAATGTCATTAACAATGAAACCACTATCTCCACCACTAACGTGAATCCCTTATACACCACTGAAAAATTCTCAAAATGTTGAAATTGTGCATTTGGCATCCCTATTGGCAATGTTGCTAAAACTAACACTAACACTAACACTTCCACGTAGACAAAACATTCGTGAACCATTAGTGTAGGTTTGGATATTCTTAACTTATCTACAACCATGAACCATAGTTCGCTTAACCCTTCATCCAAGACATTTATATATGTCCGAGTTAGTTACACCATAGCCCCCTATTATCGTGGCCTTCAAATCCCTTACTCTTTCACACCTTATGTGTGACACCCCCACTCCTCCCAACACTCAGTACAGATGAGAGATGTCATTGGAGaaaattgggtcgttacatTGCGCCAATTATTGCCATCTTGTATACTCTCCCTAAATACCTATTGTTTTTCCATTTGAAGCATCACCTATTTTGACTAAAGTTGTCATTGTCATTAAACTTTTTACCTTACAAAACCCATATCTAGGGCTGTAAACCTAAATTCCTATCCACTCCTCAGTCTTTTAAGTGTTTCGTACCACACAAGTTAATCCAACCAGTGTTAACATCATCCCGTTAAACGTGTTGAGACATGCCTATGCTTACAATCAActatatttacttatatttcCTTCCTACCAGCTTCTCTTTGTCAACTATCAAACTATCATCCCTAATACTTTTCCCAACTACAACTTGTTTTGGAAATcttaataagttttaattattttccttagttttcttgtaattatttatttctatttctttcttttcatataGTTTGATGTTATgtttgcttatgttttgtaagTAGTTTCTTCTCACCACTTAGATTGGACATACATTCTTGAGCTTCATATGATAGGTAGTGAtacttcatcattttcatcacgTACTTTAAAAAGAGTCtcattattctttttctttacatgCAATAAATATTGAGGACAATGTTTAGTTCAAGTGTGGGGTAGTGATATCtagtttttaggatttttgaGTGTTATGTTTGTTTTGTGAGTTTAGTGATGAAATGTTATTGTATTTgaaaaagaaacatatttttttttaggtttttatacGTTTGCATGGTGCTTAGTATGcaataatgaattttataatgACTTGATTAGTATAAAGCACGACTTACTTTTTTATGTTGTGTTGAATGCCATTGGTGTATTGGTTGTTGATTTAATTAGAGTCAAAGATGAAATAGTTATCGACGTTATTTTAATAGATAGGTTATGAATGTTTAGTGAAATGGAAAAAATGATTACACAATTGTACATTCCATGTGAGAATTAGTTAATTTGGATTGTTGTTTAAATGATAGACTCTATGTATGCTTTAAGTTCTAAAATTTGATAACTATAGATGATTGAAGCTTGTGGttaatttgaataatgaatGGGAATGACTTGGGCATTTTTTCTACCTAGTTATATATTTATCCCTAGTACCTTGGTTTGAGCCAATTTGAGACATTTTTCTTTGCtaacctaattttatttgaatcttTAGCCTAAACTGAGCCAGAATGCTCAGTCTATCTTATTCCTTTCAAATAGCATAAGCACTAGTTGTACTGGTCATTGGATGTTGAACTATACATGCCAAGGTATTTGGTAGATACACTTTAGAGATAGAGGTAAGGGAAAactaaatatgatttaatttctcagaaaaatatgtttaaagtaaaagaaaaataaagaaaagatagaaaaagaagATTTACTCGCAAAcaaaatgaaaggaaaagaaaatgaagtaaattcgaaatgaaaaatgaaaaaaaaaagtaaaataaaagagtacAAAACCTTTGAAAATACATAGCAAAAGTGTTTTAGAACCATGtttagttttcaaaaattaggaGATAAGGGTTAAGAGGGATAAATGGAGTTGAATATGGTCAAGTGCTTATTCTTGGGGAAGAAAGTGATTGGCATGATGTGTTCAGCCAATCATAAGGCAATTTAGTGCTTTTCTTAGCCATTTTTAGTCTTCATTTATCTTATCCTAGGGCTATGTCATAGTGCTTTGTATAGAATTAAGACAAGGTTTCACTACCTTACAtccttaaattttcaaatctatGAGTTAACATATTAAGTTTGGATTGCTTTacaatatttttccttttatgagAAATTTTGAGAATAATCCAAGCTTCTATTACACTTACACATGAAAATATGCATGAAGCCTAAAGGGTTGACTCCACAAAAAATTGCATTAAAGGCCTTAGAGTTTGCATTACCTAGATTTTCTTCATCATTAGTCCAAGTTACTTCAAATTTAGGGGTCTTCACACTAGATTTATTAGTTGTTGATGGTTCTCAACCAATTAGAATTGTGCATCAAGCTTTTTCATCCATATGCTTGATCAAAGCCCTCATCTTTGCATTCTAATAAGCATAATTAGTGTCATCCTACATAGAAGGTCTCGACACTAGTAATTTTTCCATCTTAATTGCAAATCAATAATAGGATTTCCACTTAGTAAATCAAGTGTCTAGCCCTaataacaatttataaaactgTTGAATTtgcctttcaaattttcattcatttacaACTAGGTAAACTGactaacaattataaaataagagatGAACACAAAAGTTTGGTTATGCAGCTTGAAAACTTCATATGTCTGCAGGGCCTATTCCAAAGAGTAATCCACTATAAATCAACAAGTACAAGATACGGTTTAAGTTCAACTCACTCACTAAGTTGTAACCTCACTTTTATGCTTCAGTTTAAATCACTTTTCCACTAAGTCTCTCCCTGAAAGCTTAGTAGTAAACTAATGAACATAATAGTTTACTTATACAAATATGCACCAAGAATAAGTTCTTTAATGAACAAGATAAGTTTTCTCTCTTTCATAGATAAAATAATGAACAAGCTTTTTTTAAATAGACAATATGTGGCTTGTTAATATACAATCAGTGTGAATCTTTAATTCCTCAAAACTAGTATTCAAATATGTCTTGAATAAGTAATACAATGTTAGAGATCTTCTCATTATACAATCCATTAGTAAACATATCTCTTCGGTAATGGGAACTTCAATCACATTGAAAGTCTTGATACATTATTTGCTTGACTTGATTTTTACATGATATATCTTCTATAATGGATTGCTAAAAATCCCCAAAGGTATATTCATTAAATAACTCCAAAAGTTTTGGTCAAAATATGTCAACCAAATATGGAAAATTACATGGCTTACTAGATGCTCATGGAATTACAATTGACGTTGCATAGAACTCTTATAACTAGGACCTAGCATCGCATATAACCCTTATAACTAGGGCTAACATAAACAAACCAAACTTATAGAGGACTCAAGTCCTATTAAGTTGTTGAAGCACTCTTGGACGAGCATTAGTCTAAAGGGATTCATTGTGGTTGTGTTCCATGATTCAATAAGGAAGTTAGTACATGCAAAACCATAAGGAATTCAAAagagtataaataaataataaaagagacaaaaaaaaaaggaggctTGGTTGTGATAACATAATATCCAAAAGAAACTATAGGCCTCCAATCTTCATCTTGAATCAAAGgtaaagaaaacaacaaaatataaaatattgtacATTAAGGGCTATAATATGTGAAGGATCTAGGCTAGCCACTAACTAAATTCCCTCCATTAACACTTGAGTTGTAAACGCCAAGAAAAACTTCAACTTAGactaaaaaaaatcttcaatcAACCAACTATTTGAGTTCTTTTCTAGAGGAGAATCTTGATTGAAGGATTGATAAAAAGGAGGGAGAAGAAGCGAACTTAGTTTCACAATTAAAGCCTAGGCTAAGAAAGGAGTGTCAAAAACTCAAGAAAGAGGAGAGAAGCACAGGTGAAGGCTAATCCTATTGGCAAATGAGTTGGATTAGGGGAAATCTTTGGTTATGAGGAGAAACATGTTCTCAGGTTGGGAGAGGCAGATTGGTGGGTAAGGTGTTTAGGGGGGGGTTAGAAAAGAAGAGAGATGGATAAGGAATTTATTCACTAGTGACATCCCATACAAGAAGAGAGGACAGAACGTCTCTCAACTGCTCGTAAGCCTAGAAAAGTTGAATCGtaatacatgtataattttttatttgagttctCTAATAATCACTTTTTAACAATCAAGATTTTCTCTAGAAGTTGTTTTAGTGATTAAGTTTTAACGGATTTTAAGTAAACTGATCAAATAGACAAATTcaaagattattttattattttgaccTAGTATATAGTTTTGTTTGGGCTCAAGATTTGAATTTGGGATGACTTCAAAGTGGTCATCTCATCCATTATTTTCATTCGTTTATAAATTTAAGAGTTTActtgaaaacatttttaaaaattgatttaattattaagtataatAATCAATTGCTTTTACCATTTTATTGTTAgatcattaaattaataaatttgttatattctttaatcttttctattaaagaaaaggaaaagcagTTGTAAGCTCTATATCAAAATGATTGCCATATAGGtgatttgtaaataaatttataattaattgtgGACatatatttagttaaaaaaagtTGATTCAATTTATACAAACAAACCATAAATTCAAATGAGTCGAGGTTGAACCCACTTCTAAAAATATGCaagtgataaattaaaatttcatcaacaaTTTAACATCATTATGTTTACCTGTCAAATTAAATAAGCTATCCatgacaaaatttaaaattgttgatgaatatatttgattatatattaatttagttaaaaattatttaattttgttgatgaaGGATcgatttttcaagaaaaatttttaaaatgtcgTCTTTAGGAACGTTGACCAAGTTTCTCAACAACGAAATATATTATTCTCTAAGGGAGATTTTGTCCCCCTCTATTAAAAGCCGCGTATGATTCATGGAGGAAAGTACCTTGGTCACGCcctcaacaaattaaaataaaccaattaaaaagcatgtaatttaatttataaattaaataataacaaaaataagccTAACACAAACCTAAACATGCACATAATTTGACTGGACAAACttgaatgcaattttaaaaatcttaacataaacctaacaataaataaacaaataaacccAAACAAGAACTATATTTATTCAAACTGAATTTATTTATAACCTAAATATGGACCGGctaaatctaaaatcaaataacGTGCTACCAAATTCTAACTTCCAAGTAAAGCAATAGCCGCTTCTGTTAGTTGAAGAGTTCAACATCACATGAagtgcattattattattattattattattattattatgtacaAGAAGCTTACttcaacatttaatttattttaatgcaaCACGACAAATATCAACTActaataagaaattataaatatatatatatatatatatatatatatatataaaatttaccttcaTTTTCGGACAAAGATATGGGACAAATATTGGAGATATCTTTTAATCGAAAGTTCCTGTCTTATACATAAGATACAAGTCAACTATCTACTTTGGTTGGCGATAACATCAACAAGCTTAGACTCGTTCCTCCTTTGGGCTACGATTCTGGGGTAGATTCGAATATTTCGTAGCTACATTAAACTCTAATTGAGCATGATCGAatctacaaaataaaataaaaagtaaagatCTCTTAACTTTTAATCTCTTAACTTTTACTTGATTATATAGTTAttgtaattttcattaaatttaaataataatatttaaatttattaaattaaattatactatttttaaaattttatattgacaaacataaatttacatgtataatggtaaaataatttatgattttaataaaatgttaaaaaacactcattttaattaaaaaattaaagattattgttttaataaatattaaaatttcaaaatttaaaaataaaaactaaaagtgTAAAATTGAAGAATTGAAATTATATCCACAAAAGTTTACTACATGAACAATAGAAAATTCAAAAGTGTAGATAATAAATTGATGGAAttagaatagaaaaaaattaaagttacaGCTTATGAATAATATAGAGAATAATCACATATTTTCACCTtgaaaacataacataatttgtaaaaaaataaaatcttctAACAAACTAAAGACCTGATATATCATCGGTCGTTGCcggaaacatatatatatatatatatatatatatatatatatattatttgttttctttttacagTTTAACTAACGCAAAGAAAATTGACggcaaaaatcatttaattctcacggaaaaaaaaaaacccaaaacttGGAACTTGAAAGCTATGAATTCAGTTCTTCTTCTCATCTGACTGTAGAGGCAACAGTATGAGCCCACCATCTAAGGCTGTCTTTCATGTCAATCTCATTACCCAAATCAGGAACTCTCCAATTCATCAATgggtttgtttttcttctttctgaAACTTTCCAGGCTTCTGAAAGGTAAGGCCTTGAaacttcatcatcatcatcatcatctgcTTCTTGGGTATCTTCTTCTTGACTTTCTTTCCTTCTTAATCTTTGCAACCCTGGAATTATCTCAACCAACCTTGAATCCTTATTATCTTCCTCTGAGAAAACAAAGCCAAGATCCATAAACCCTTTTAGCTCTTCAAACTCCAACTCTGACAAGCTCTTACTCCTCCTACCTTTCTTTCTTCTCGTAATTCTCATATTACTACAAGTTTCTTTCAATTCTTCTTCTGCGATTTCTTTGCCTGAGATGGTTTTATGGAGATTTGGTGAGTGGAGAACTGAGTCTGGTGAGAAAGAATCATAAGAACTTACGAAGCTTGTTCTATTTAAGCTCAATTGATCACTCATGGATCTTGAATGGAGAGTACTTTGGGTGCGTTTAAGCTCTGGTTTTGATGAGTTCCCTTCAGTTTTGCGATCTGGGTTTGGCTCAAAGCTCGTAGATGTTGATTGAGATGTCTGTTTCTTCAAGATTTCCATCTCAAACCAACATGAATCGAAGAGATTCATTATCTCTTCGATTTCCATTAAAGTCACCTCAAAAGTAAACGAATGAAGATACTCTCCGGAAATTGTGAGGTTATGGTTTAATTCAGACCTTAAGCCTAATATAGACCCTGTATGTGACCATAATAGCCttaaacatgtatataaataagaaaCAATTCAACTAACGAAATGGGTATTATGGTAACAATACATTGAATTTATATGTGTTCTGTCCGACTACGAGAGTGGATTGCTTTGTTCTCGAAGACAAAGTGATTCGGAGCCTGCGGACTTAACGTGGCTTTAAGAAGAAGCAAAGTCACAAAAGCCATGAATTATTGCGTGAGGTGAAACATATTATCGTACATCTTTTagggaattttattttttcttgccCAGATaggaatttttgttatttatttagaagtaaatatattataggaatttttgttatttatttagaagttaaatatattttaataatttatcttgattttatattttaataaaaaattatatgcaaAGTGAGGAGTATGAGtcgattttaagaaaattaaaaatataagtcgaaaatttgattatttagaaaaatagactaattttttttagatgtGACAAAAGCATCTcttaggaaaaatatttttgaaaaacacttttatAAAAACACTTTCTTTTGACACATCAGTTCTCCTAATCAAATGGTCAcctattactatttttatattcctatcttaagtattatttttaattttat
This genomic stretch from Gossypium raimondii isolate GPD5lz chromosome 6, ASM2569854v1, whole genome shotgun sequence harbors:
- the LOC105774643 gene encoding uncharacterized protein LOC105774643, which gives rise to MEIEEIMNLFDSCWFEMEILKKQTSQSTSTSFEPNPDRKTEGNSSKPELKRTQSTLHSRSMSDQLSLNRTSFVSSYDSFSPDSVLHSPNLHKTISGKEIAEEELKETCSNMRITRRKKGRRSKSLSELEFEELKGFMDLGFVFSEEDNKDSRLVEIIPGLQRLRRKESQEEDTQEADDDDDDEVSRPYLSEAWKVSERRKTNPLMNWRVPDLGNEIDMKDSLRWWAHTVASTVR